From Spongiibacter tropicus DSM 19543, a single genomic window includes:
- a CDS encoding DUF1826 domain-containing protein has translation MIAAQHTSPVTTATASFRHAVLGHSPERLTEIYQDDVNMAVWRRQQSPPLLQEDARALLRAGGLSDHRVVLRAASDVDRALPGIAAYPHLAADLLLLTEMFCCLFDLRSCGLRMNALRSEMCPKFHIDHVPCRLICTYTGPATEWLPHEVVDRRKLGAGSQGLSDADSGLYPSPAAICQLAAGDVALLKGEQWAGNEGAGLVHRSPCVPNGETRLLLTLDFA, from the coding sequence ATGATTGCCGCTCAGCACACAAGCCCTGTCACGACGGCAACAGCAAGCTTCCGGCACGCCGTACTGGGCCACTCGCCGGAACGCCTGACCGAAATTTATCAGGACGACGTGAATATGGCCGTGTGGCGGCGCCAGCAGTCGCCACCGCTCCTGCAGGAAGACGCCCGTGCGCTGCTGCGCGCCGGGGGGCTGAGTGACCACCGGGTGGTACTGAGAGCGGCCAGCGATGTCGACCGCGCCCTGCCGGGCATCGCTGCCTATCCGCATCTGGCCGCGGATCTTCTCCTACTCACCGAGATGTTCTGCTGCCTGTTCGATCTGCGCAGCTGTGGACTCAGGATGAATGCCCTGCGATCAGAGATGTGCCCAAAGTTTCACATTGACCACGTACCCTGTCGCCTGATTTGTACCTACACCGGCCCCGCAACCGAGTGGCTACCCCACGAGGTAGTGGATCGCCGCAAGCTTGGCGCGGGTAGCCAGGGACTTAGCGATGCCGACAGCGGCTTATATCCGTCACCAGCAGCTATCTGCCAGTTAGCCGCGGGCGATGTGGCGCTGCTGAAGGGCGAACAATGGGCGGGCAATGAGGGCGCGGGACTGGTGCACCGCTCTCCCTGCGTGCCGAATGGTGAAACACGACTGTTACTCACCCTGGATTTTGCTTAA
- the zigA gene encoding zinc metallochaperone GTPase ZigA: MANAERLPVTVLSGFLGAGKTTVLSHVLNNREGRRVAVIVNDMSEINIDASAVQNDVALNRSEEKLVEMSNGCICCTLREDLLLEVRRLADEGRFDYLLIESTGISEPLPVAETFTFADEQGVSLSDVARLDTMVTVVDAVNFLRDYDEAKFLQETDEHLGEADERSVADLLVDQVEFADIILISKTDLVDQATLQRLIAVIKTLNTEADILPVSNGDIPAGRILGTGKFSFERAQQAPGWLKEMRGEHVPETEEYGISSFSYTARRPFHPQKFYDFLHSKDIQGKLIRSKGYFWLASRPEFAGQWSQAGGMARYGFAGLFWKAVPRDRWPEDEDYLASIHKNWQEPFGDMRQELVFIGQNLDARTITEALDNCLLSEEELLAGRAYWQQLPDPFPRWGDGA, translated from the coding sequence ATGGCAAACGCTGAACGCCTGCCCGTAACGGTACTTTCCGGTTTTCTCGGCGCAGGGAAAACCACCGTTCTCAGTCATGTACTGAATAACCGGGAAGGCCGCAGGGTCGCGGTGATTGTCAACGATATGAGCGAGATCAATATCGACGCCAGCGCCGTGCAGAATGACGTTGCCCTCAACCGCAGCGAAGAAAAACTGGTGGAAATGAGCAACGGCTGTATTTGCTGCACCCTGCGCGAAGACCTGCTGTTGGAAGTGCGCCGACTGGCCGATGAAGGACGTTTTGACTACCTGTTGATCGAGTCCACGGGCATTTCAGAGCCTCTCCCCGTTGCGGAAACCTTTACCTTTGCCGATGAACAAGGCGTGAGCCTGTCCGATGTCGCCCGCCTGGACACCATGGTGACCGTCGTTGATGCCGTGAATTTTCTGCGCGATTACGACGAGGCGAAATTCCTGCAGGAAACGGATGAACATCTGGGTGAGGCTGACGAGCGCAGTGTGGCTGACTTGCTGGTGGACCAGGTGGAGTTCGCCGATATTATTCTGATCAGCAAGACGGATCTGGTGGACCAAGCCACTCTGCAACGCCTTATTGCGGTGATCAAAACGCTCAATACAGAAGCGGACATCCTGCCGGTAAGCAACGGTGACATTCCCGCTGGACGCATTCTGGGCACGGGCAAATTCAGCTTCGAACGCGCTCAGCAGGCGCCGGGCTGGCTGAAAGAAATGCGCGGTGAGCATGTACCGGAAACCGAGGAATACGGCATCAGCAGTTTCAGTTACACCGCGCGCCGCCCCTTTCATCCGCAAAAGTTTTACGACTTTCTGCACAGCAAAGACATCCAGGGAAAGCTGATACGTTCCAAGGGCTACTTCTGGCTGGCCAGCCGCCCCGAGTTCGCCGGGCAATGGAGTCAGGCTGGCGGCATGGCGCGCTATGGTTTCGCAGGACTGTTCTGGAAAGCCGTCCCCAGAGACCGCTGGCCTGAAGATGAGGACTATCTCGCCTCGATCCATAAAAACTGGCAGGAACCTTTCGGCGATATGCGTCAGGAGCTGGTATTTATCGGACAGAACCTGGACGCTCGAACGATTACGGAAGCACTGGACAACTGCCTGCTCAGCGAGGAAGAACTGCTGGCCGGACGGGCTTACTGGCAGCAACTGCCCGATCCGTTTCCACGTTGGGGAGACGGAGCATGA
- a CDS encoding TraR/DksA family transcriptional regulator: MNPDHLAAFSRQLNALRENTLATIRQAQNTLGERAEPGDEADRAQHEEDTRLALRTVERETRLLRKIDAALRRIRDGEYGYCLESGEEIGLERLRARPTAEYCAEVKVQMEEKEKHYGKR; the protein is encoded by the coding sequence ATGAACCCAGACCACCTCGCGGCGTTTTCTCGCCAGCTCAATGCCCTGCGCGAAAACACCCTGGCAACGATCCGGCAGGCACAAAACACACTGGGCGAACGCGCTGAACCCGGCGACGAAGCCGATCGGGCACAGCACGAGGAAGACACGCGGCTGGCATTGCGCACCGTGGAGCGGGAAACCCGCCTGCTGCGCAAAATCGACGCAGCACTTCGGCGCATCCGCGATGGCGAGTACGGCTACTGCTTGGAGAGCGGTGAAGAGATCGGCCTCGAGCGACTTCGCGCGCGCCCCACAGCCGAGTACTGCGCGGAAGTTAAAGTGCAAATGGAAGAGAAGGAAAAGCATTATGGCAAACGCTGA
- a CDS encoding TonB-dependent receptor plug domain-containing protein, with protein MTGTRTPYSLADAPVEVQLIGPEDIEASGARDVAELLEREGGVYASRESGRGTSIQIQGLSSEHVLVLVNGRRMIGRINGAIDLSRFHIADIERVEIVKGPSSALYGGDALGGVVNIITRRGADGEPGGVVTLRGDSEGNGDAFARADLVADSVSASVSAGHSRLAGFDLDDSTFAEDGVSGESSFGSLSGRWQASEGFDLGFDASYSLDDTERRDGGTGGKQYATYKQIEEVRVGVQPRIHFDDSSLTLDMYYNRYADQFLQDQLGSTENTIDEETINELLFGGGQWDVSPGWLNTLPGQHTLSLGAEFQLERLDADRLGQSAERDRQSLYVQDDILLGNERLHLIPGVRFDRDSQFGQQVSPKLSLRYDISDSLFTRLGFGRGYRPPSFRELLLRFDNPAVGYRVEGELDLEPEKSTGFNAGLTWLAGEQHSVSISAFHNDVDELIEIIQVESTPTILFSYRNVAHATVSGVDVQWTWQGQTWPLRLELGYGHLWSEDEATGDELSGRPEQRVNLAVSLDKPRYSLGLRGTWTGERVFAVELDSGGAPTSAGDAEAYALVDARASWKGFASLLLSLGVDNMTDAGDPQYLPIQPRSYYLEVSWSL; from the coding sequence GTGACGGGGACGCGCACCCCGTACTCGTTGGCCGATGCGCCGGTAGAGGTTCAACTGATCGGCCCGGAGGATATCGAGGCTTCCGGCGCGAGGGATGTCGCGGAGTTGCTGGAGCGCGAAGGAGGTGTGTATGCCAGTCGCGAATCCGGGCGCGGGACCTCCATTCAGATTCAGGGTTTGTCTTCCGAGCATGTGCTGGTACTGGTTAACGGGCGGCGGATGATCGGTCGCATTAATGGTGCGATTGATCTCAGCCGTTTTCATATTGCCGATATCGAGCGCGTGGAGATTGTAAAAGGACCGTCCTCGGCGCTGTATGGCGGCGATGCGCTGGGTGGGGTGGTGAACATCATTACCCGCCGAGGTGCGGATGGCGAGCCGGGCGGCGTCGTCACCCTGAGAGGTGATAGTGAGGGCAACGGCGATGCCTTTGCGCGTGCCGACCTCGTCGCCGATTCGGTCTCGGCCTCGGTCTCGGCGGGCCACAGCCGTCTGGCGGGGTTCGATCTGGATGACTCGACCTTCGCTGAAGATGGTGTAAGCGGAGAGTCCAGCTTTGGCAGCCTCAGTGGACGCTGGCAGGCCAGTGAGGGTTTTGATCTGGGCTTTGATGCGTCCTATTCGCTGGACGATACCGAGCGGCGTGATGGTGGCACTGGCGGTAAGCAATACGCCACCTACAAGCAAATTGAAGAAGTGAGGGTGGGGGTTCAGCCGCGTATTCACTTTGACGACAGCAGTCTGACACTGGATATGTATTACAACCGCTACGCTGACCAGTTCCTGCAGGACCAGTTGGGCAGTACAGAAAATACGATTGACGAAGAAACCATCAACGAACTGCTGTTTGGCGGCGGGCAGTGGGATGTCTCTCCCGGCTGGCTGAATACCCTGCCGGGCCAGCACACGCTGTCACTGGGGGCCGAGTTTCAGTTGGAGCGCCTGGACGCTGACCGGCTGGGGCAATCCGCCGAGCGGGATCGGCAGTCATTGTATGTACAGGACGATATTCTGCTCGGCAATGAGCGACTTCATCTGATTCCCGGTGTGCGCTTTGATCGCGACTCCCAGTTTGGTCAGCAGGTTTCGCCCAAGCTGTCACTGCGCTATGACATCAGTGACAGCCTGTTTACCCGGCTCGGTTTCGGGCGGGGTTATCGGCCCCCCAGTTTCCGCGAGCTGTTGCTGCGCTTTGATAACCCGGCCGTGGGTTACCGGGTAGAGGGCGAGCTGGATCTCGAACCCGAGAAAAGCACCGGCTTTAACGCTGGTCTCACCTGGCTGGCAGGTGAACAACATAGCGTGTCGATTTCGGCCTTCCACAATGATGTGGACGAGCTGATTGAAATTATTCAGGTCGAGAGCACGCCCACCATTCTGTTCAGTTACCGCAATGTGGCGCATGCCACGGTCTCCGGTGTCGATGTGCAATGGACCTGGCAGGGGCAGACATGGCCGCTGCGGCTGGAGCTGGGTTATGGCCACCTGTGGAGTGAGGACGAAGCTACCGGCGACGAGTTGTCGGGGCGTCCCGAACAGCGCGTCAATCTTGCCGTGTCGCTGGACAAACCACGCTACTCATTGGGATTGCGTGGCACCTGGACCGGTGAGCGCGTATTTGCGGTTGAGCTGGACAGTGGCGGCGCACCCACCAGTGCCGGCGACGCAGAGGCCTATGCGCTGGTCGATGCGCGAGCCAGTTGGAAAGGCTTTGCATCGCTGCTGTTATCGCTGGGGGTGGACAATATGACCGACGCTGGTGACCCCCAGTACCTGCCCATCCAACCCCGTAGTTATTACCTGGAAGTCAGTTGGAGTTTGTAA
- a CDS encoding HmuY family protein, which translates to MRSLHWSHVVALSLLLALSACSEDISSKSDDTELDDGGGDSTPPPATEPGPGGQQLSFSMTDSATFIASVDASEDAWIYVDIINQQQVNPANPEVSDAWHLAHRGTEIKLNGGDSGAPSTGVSNAIYGQKVEKGEAFPFETVVGAPPENSVTYRTDVVGDHDGLAITPDQLIYAMTTYPEADQNYVALIGGDKGWYHESAFAVNITPRENVGYVLRTHECRYFKFRMLDYSNDDGDKGYPQYEFLEIPGSSCSEDPLGEQRATFSTENNVTAAEVDASGEEEWVYVDLQSISQVFPSAPASEPDSWDVAFQRSDIKINSGASGTGAVGIHDILQGDWEAITTVPDDADYHSDDSDALAFVTYPEGDGSCQGVDTDYGWYHYSYFCNEGDGIHHISPRDVVYIVKDGDQFWKLRMLDYYSDAGDSGHLSLEFAPIAAD; encoded by the coding sequence ATGAGAAGCTTGCATTGGAGCCATGTCGTGGCCTTGAGCCTGTTACTGGCATTGAGCGCCTGCTCGGAGGATATTTCTTCTAAAAGTGATGATACCGAGCTGGACGACGGCGGCGGCGACAGTACCCCACCGCCTGCCACTGAGCCCGGCCCCGGCGGCCAACAGCTCAGCTTCAGTATGACCGATAGCGCTACGTTCATCGCCAGTGTGGATGCCAGCGAGGACGCCTGGATATATGTCGATATTATCAATCAGCAGCAGGTGAACCCGGCCAATCCCGAAGTGAGCGATGCCTGGCATCTGGCGCACCGGGGCACGGAAATCAAGTTGAATGGCGGCGATTCTGGTGCACCCAGTACCGGTGTCAGCAATGCCATATACGGCCAGAAGGTGGAGAAGGGCGAGGCCTTTCCTTTCGAGACTGTCGTCGGCGCGCCGCCGGAAAATTCCGTGACGTATCGCACTGATGTGGTGGGTGACCACGATGGGCTGGCAATCACGCCAGACCAGTTGATCTATGCAATGACCACCTATCCTGAGGCCGACCAGAACTATGTCGCGCTGATTGGTGGCGACAAGGGCTGGTATCACGAATCGGCCTTTGCGGTGAACATTACGCCCCGCGAAAACGTCGGCTATGTGCTGCGCACTCACGAGTGCCGCTACTTCAAGTTTCGCATGCTCGATTACAGCAATGACGACGGCGACAAGGGCTATCCTCAATACGAGTTTCTGGAGATTCCCGGCAGCAGTTGTTCGGAAGATCCGCTGGGCGAACAGCGAGCGACCTTCTCCACTGAAAATAATGTGACGGCGGCGGAAGTGGATGCCTCCGGCGAAGAAGAGTGGGTGTATGTGGATCTGCAGAGTATCAGTCAGGTCTTCCCCTCTGCGCCCGCCAGTGAGCCGGATAGCTGGGACGTCGCCTTCCAGCGCTCCGATATTAAGATCAACAGCGGTGCCTCGGGAACCGGCGCGGTCGGTATTCACGATATCTTGCAAGGGGACTGGGAGGCGATTACCACGGTTCCCGACGATGCGGACTACCACAGCGATGACAGCGATGCGCTGGCCTTTGTGACGTACCCTGAAGGTGATGGCTCATGTCAGGGCGTGGATACCGACTACGGCTGGTATCACTATTCTTACTTCTGCAACGAGGGGGATGGTATCCACCATATTTCCCCCCGCGATGTGGTGTATATCGTTAAGGATGGCGATCAATTCTGGAAGTTGCGCATGCTGGATTACTACAGCGACGCCGGTGACTCGGGACACCTCTCTCTCGAATTCGCGCCGATTGCCGCTGACTGA
- a CDS encoding helix-turn-helix domain-containing protein encodes MKKLFVGPRIRRLREQHQLNQMQCASKLGLSPSYLNQIENNQRPVSASVLIKLSNVFNIDVAQFADNSDAQLAADINLALKDPFLADSQIQWQEVEAFTQQQPELATSFTRLYQRFSRLQEEYQQLVSRFYGEQHTAHLSPLPHEEVRDYFYRHNNYIDLLDQAAEQLYRQQDFDRLTLHQQLQDYLRTAFDVTVNIDQPPHNGALRHYDSNTRQLFLSSQLQRFQQCFQMASQIALLDQDKQISLLCADADFSSEQTQRLARIGLANYFAGALLMPYGAFMQVAEQQRYDIDALCQHFRVSTEQVCHRLSTLQRSGQKGIPFYFVRVDQAGNISKRQSATSFHFARTGGACPLWNVHEAFGTDRRVLTQIAQMPDGQQFFCIAREVTQGGGSYHARVRRFAIGLGCELQHAHRLVYADGLDLNSKALVTPIGPGCRVCPRNDCTQRAFPQAGRPLDINDQLQAAVPYRADDTV; translated from the coding sequence ATGAAGAAACTGTTTGTCGGGCCGAGAATCCGACGCCTGCGCGAGCAGCACCAGCTCAACCAAATGCAATGCGCGAGCAAGCTGGGCCTGTCGCCCAGCTACCTGAACCAGATCGAAAACAATCAGCGCCCGGTCAGCGCCTCCGTGCTGATCAAACTCAGCAATGTTTTCAATATCGACGTGGCGCAGTTTGCAGACAACAGCGATGCGCAACTGGCCGCCGATATCAATCTGGCGCTGAAAGACCCGTTTCTGGCCGACAGCCAGATTCAGTGGCAGGAGGTAGAGGCCTTCACTCAACAGCAGCCGGAGCTCGCCACCAGCTTTACCCGGCTGTATCAGCGTTTCTCACGCTTACAGGAGGAATACCAGCAGTTGGTCAGCCGCTTCTACGGTGAGCAGCACACAGCGCACCTGTCGCCGTTGCCCCACGAGGAAGTGCGGGATTATTTTTACCGGCACAATAACTACATCGACCTGTTGGATCAGGCCGCCGAACAGCTTTACCGGCAGCAGGACTTCGACAGGCTGACACTCCATCAGCAACTGCAGGACTATTTGCGCACCGCTTTCGACGTCACCGTCAATATCGATCAGCCTCCCCACAACGGCGCGCTGCGGCACTACGACTCAAACACTCGCCAGCTTTTTCTCAGCAGCCAGCTCCAGCGTTTTCAGCAGTGCTTCCAGATGGCCAGCCAGATTGCGTTGCTCGATCAGGACAAGCAGATCAGCCTACTGTGTGCCGACGCCGACTTCAGCAGTGAGCAGACACAACGTCTGGCGCGCATTGGCCTGGCTAACTACTTTGCTGGCGCTCTGCTGATGCCCTACGGCGCATTCATGCAGGTGGCCGAACAACAGCGCTACGATATCGACGCGCTATGTCAGCACTTTCGCGTTTCTACCGAGCAGGTCTGCCACCGCTTGAGCACCTTGCAGCGCAGCGGACAAAAAGGCATTCCCTTCTATTTTGTGCGGGTGGATCAGGCGGGCAATATTTCCAAGCGACAAAGCGCAACCAGTTTTCACTTTGCCCGAACCGGCGGCGCCTGCCCCCTGTGGAATGTCCACGAAGCCTTCGGCACCGACCGCCGGGTGTTAACGCAGATTGCACAGATGCCCGATGGCCAGCAGTTTTTCTGCATTGCGCGGGAAGTGACTCAGGGCGGCGGCAGCTATCATGCCCGAGTGCGACGCTTTGCCATTGGGCTGGGCTGCGAATTACAGCATGCACACCGGCTGGTTTACGCCGATGGCCTGGACTTGAACAGCAAAGCACTGGTCACGCCGATCGGCCCCGGCTGTCGCGTCTGCCCTCGGAACGATTGCACGCAGCGGGCGTTTCCGCAGGCCGGTCGGCCACTGGATATCAACGACCAGTTACAGGCGGCGGTGCCCTACCGAGCGGATGACACCGTCTGA
- a CDS encoding YiiD C-terminal domain-containing protein, with protein MNGQQQQRLQAFSQQAITAIPLLQSMDVRFTAFSDYSLRVDMPLAPNINDKNTGFGGSIVALATTAGWAMLQLLMQGLSRDYQVLIVESHIRYLAPVTANCYALASVTESAMCAFYKMLNQRGSGRMTIQTGIEQDGRQLAVFTGTYKVTQRLPG; from the coding sequence ATGAACGGTCAACAGCAGCAGCGTTTGCAGGCGTTTTCTCAGCAGGCCATCACGGCTATTCCCTTGCTGCAGTCTATGGATGTTCGCTTCACGGCGTTTAGCGATTACAGCTTGCGCGTCGATATGCCGCTGGCGCCGAACATCAATGACAAAAACACCGGTTTTGGCGGCAGTATCGTCGCGCTGGCAACCACGGCAGGTTGGGCCATGCTGCAGCTGCTGATGCAGGGCTTGTCACGGGATTATCAGGTTCTGATTGTCGAGAGCCATATCCGTTATCTGGCGCCAGTAACCGCGAATTGCTATGCCTTGGCATCTGTTACCGAGTCGGCGATGTGTGCGTTCTACAAAATGCTCAATCAGCGCGGCTCCGGGCGAATGACCATTCAGACGGGGATTGAGCAGGACGGCAGACAACTCGCTGTTTTTACGGGGACTTACAAAGTGACGCAGCGCTTACCCGGATAA
- a CDS encoding AraC family transcriptional regulator ligand-binding domain-containing protein yields the protein MRPFLSDEEDVLNAFLKACNELGIDAKDALKSLDLAPSLLASPEKLVPSHLFNQLLEEVARLYHCHDLALRVAQHLGAPRLGLPGRLIAYSLDLRSGLNKAEHYAVYYQDTGYWQQHTDNGLVTLSKQPSPFASEYNHQRNLLGTAQLFLLLRQITGGFWQASQLSFSFPDPGGKFTDTFRAFFRCELRFSQPSDAIHFAEEYLDTDLSTADPGALKSLENQISAFQAELLGEQAPLGRARLLLDQRLRFASCDFSELAFYMGISKEALRQTFRDAASSFDEFRRERQAERAQYYERVFHAPTALLARAIAPEASDALMARLGKTS from the coding sequence ATGAGACCCTTCCTTTCTGATGAAGAAGATGTCCTGAATGCTTTCCTCAAAGCCTGTAACGAACTCGGCATTGATGCCAAGGATGCCCTGAAAAGCCTTGATCTCGCGCCCTCGCTGCTCGCCTCACCGGAAAAGCTGGTTCCCAGCCACCTGTTCAATCAGTTGCTCGAAGAAGTGGCCCGACTCTACCACTGCCACGACCTGGCGCTGCGCGTCGCGCAACATCTGGGTGCACCACGACTGGGCTTGCCCGGCCGCCTGATAGCCTACTCTCTCGATCTGCGCAGCGGACTGAACAAGGCCGAGCACTACGCGGTGTACTATCAGGATACCGGCTACTGGCAACAGCACACAGACAATGGCCTGGTCACCCTCAGCAAGCAGCCATCGCCCTTTGCCAGTGAATACAATCATCAGCGCAACCTGTTGGGCACCGCGCAATTGTTTCTGTTGCTGAGACAGATTACCGGCGGCTTCTGGCAAGCCAGCCAGCTCAGTTTCAGTTTTCCGGACCCCGGTGGAAAATTTACTGATACCTTCCGGGCATTCTTTCGCTGCGAACTGCGTTTTTCCCAGCCCAGTGACGCCATTCACTTTGCGGAGGAATACCTCGATACCGATCTGAGCACCGCGGACCCCGGCGCACTGAAAAGCCTTGAAAACCAGATCAGCGCCTTTCAAGCAGAGCTGTTAGGCGAACAGGCACCGCTCGGTCGCGCCCGTCTGCTGCTGGATCAACGCCTGCGGTTCGCCAGCTGTGATTTTTCTGAACTGGCGTTTTATATGGGAATCAGCAAAGAAGCACTGCGGCAGACATTTCGCGATGCCGCGTCAAGTTTTGATGAGTTCAGGAGAGAGCGTCAGGCAGAACGGGCGCAGTACTATGAACGGGTATTTCATGCGCCAACCGCCCTGCTCGCCCGCGCAATAGCACCGGAGGCGAGCGATGCACTGATGGCACGGCTGGGTAAAACCTCCTGA
- the metE gene encoding 5-methyltetrahydropteroyltriglutamate--homocysteine S-methyltransferase codes for MAILHNLGFPRIGASRELKFALESYWQGQTGSDDLLATAAKLRERHWQLQSALDWQPVGDFSLYDQMLDMSVTLGNLPPRALGGKDLDSYFRAARGRAPDDSDCQCKHAAEMTKWFDTNYHYLVPELDANSQFALYPARLLGELGEAKLQGARPKAVIIGPITYLYLSKTKDGSDALDLLPRLLPVYQQLLDRLAATSLEWLQIDEPALACDLDEDWQQAFVDSYRALEKHGPKKLLCSYFGPLLENFTLAAELPVDGLHIDCVSQPEEGRREAVALATALPPERILSLGVINGRNIWKTDLLPLLDWLEPLSQQLGDRLWLAPSCSLLHVPYSLEEETQLDGELKSWLAFAVEKLAELQTVGAALNRGRSSISHALQSNTEALARRRHSSRVHKSEVQAAVNGIHRGLGNRQSPFADRAEQQRRLLQLPRFPTTTIGSFPQTADIRQFRLRYKRGELSEQQYRQYMQQEIAYCIAEQEALGLDVLVHGEAERNDMVEYFGQQLDGYAFSQYGWVQSYGSRCVKPPILFGDISRPSAMTVEWSCFAQSLTDKPMKGMLTGPVTILNWSFVRDDQPRRDSCYQLALAIRQEVLDLEAAGIRIIQIDEAALREGLPLRRAQRQEYLDWAVESFRIAANGVRDDTQIHTHMCYSEFNDIIDSIARMDADVITIETSRSELELLDAFDDFNYPNDIGPGVYDIHSPNVPSSEAIVSLMRKAAEKLPAERLWINPDCGLKTRGWKEVLAALQNMVSAAHQLRAG; via the coding sequence ATGGCCATTCTTCACAACCTGGGCTTCCCCCGAATTGGCGCTTCGCGGGAATTAAAATTTGCACTGGAATCTTACTGGCAGGGACAGACCGGCAGCGACGACCTGCTCGCCACCGCCGCCAAACTGCGTGAGCGACACTGGCAGTTGCAGTCCGCGCTGGACTGGCAGCCGGTCGGCGACTTCTCGCTATACGACCAGATGCTGGATATGAGCGTCACCCTCGGCAATCTCCCCCCGCGTGCACTGGGCGGCAAGGATCTGGACAGCTACTTCCGCGCAGCACGGGGCCGTGCGCCCGACGACAGCGACTGTCAGTGCAAGCACGCAGCAGAAATGACCAAGTGGTTCGATACCAACTACCACTATCTCGTGCCGGAGCTGGACGCCAACAGCCAGTTCGCGCTGTACCCCGCTCGGCTGCTCGGCGAATTGGGGGAAGCCAAGTTGCAGGGCGCCAGACCCAAAGCGGTGATTATTGGCCCCATCACCTATTTGTACCTGAGCAAAACCAAGGACGGCAGCGATGCGCTGGACCTGCTTCCCCGCCTGCTGCCGGTTTACCAGCAACTGCTCGACCGCCTTGCCGCCACGTCGCTGGAGTGGCTGCAAATAGATGAACCCGCTCTGGCCTGCGATCTGGATGAGGACTGGCAACAAGCATTCGTCGACAGCTATCGGGCACTTGAAAAGCACGGCCCCAAAAAATTGCTGTGCAGCTATTTCGGGCCGCTGCTGGAGAATTTCACGCTGGCGGCAGAGCTGCCCGTCGACGGCCTGCACATCGACTGCGTCAGCCAGCCCGAAGAAGGCCGCAGAGAGGCCGTCGCCCTGGCGACCGCCCTGCCCCCCGAGCGCATTCTTTCACTGGGCGTGATCAACGGGCGAAATATCTGGAAAACCGACCTGCTGCCCCTGCTCGACTGGCTGGAACCTCTGTCGCAACAGCTCGGCGACCGCCTGTGGCTGGCCCCCTCCTGCTCGCTGCTGCATGTGCCTTACTCGCTGGAAGAGGAAACTCAGCTCGACGGAGAGCTGAAATCCTGGCTGGCGTTTGCCGTAGAGAAGCTCGCTGAACTGCAAACCGTCGGCGCCGCATTGAACCGAGGGCGAAGCAGTATCAGCCACGCTCTGCAGTCAAACACCGAAGCACTCGCCCGTCGACGCCACTCCAGCCGGGTGCACAAATCCGAGGTACAGGCTGCCGTGAACGGCATTCACCGTGGACTGGGCAATCGCCAAAGTCCCTTTGCAGATCGCGCCGAGCAGCAGCGACGCCTGTTGCAACTGCCGCGCTTCCCCACCACTACCATCGGCTCCTTCCCACAGACCGCCGATATTCGCCAGTTCCGGCTGCGCTACAAACGCGGTGAACTCAGTGAACAGCAATACCGTCAGTATATGCAGCAGGAAATTGCCTATTGCATCGCTGAGCAGGAGGCCCTGGGGCTGGATGTGCTGGTTCACGGAGAAGCCGAGCGCAATGACATGGTCGAGTATTTTGGCCAACAGCTGGACGGTTACGCCTTCAGCCAGTATGGCTGGGTTCAGTCCTATGGCTCCCGCTGTGTCAAACCGCCAATTCTGTTCGGCGATATCAGTCGCCCCAGCGCCATGACAGTGGAGTGGAGCTGCTTTGCCCAGAGCCTGACAGACAAGCCGATGAAAGGCATGCTGACCGGCCCGGTAACCATTCTGAACTGGTCCTTTGTCCGCGACGACCAGCCGCGCCGCGACAGTTGCTATCAGCTTGCACTGGCCATCCGCCAAGAGGTACTGGATCTGGAAGCCGCCGGCATCCGCATCATTCAAATCGACGAAGCGGCGCTGCGCGAGGGCCTGCCACTGCGTCGCGCCCAGCGGCAGGAGTATCTGGACTGGGCGGTGGAATCCTTTCGGATTGCCGCCAACGGCGTGCGCGATGACACCCAGATTCACACCCATATGTGCTATTCCGAGTTCAATGACATTATCGACAGCATCGCCCGAATGGACGCCGACGTCATCACCATCGAAACCTCGCGCTCGGAACTGGAGCTGCTCGATGCCTTTGACGATTTTAACTATCCCAATGACATCGGTCCGGGCGTGTACGACATTCACTCCCCCAATGTGCCCAGCAGCGAGGCGATTGTCAGCCTGATGCGCAAGGCCGCCGAAAAGCTGCCCGCGGAAAGGCTGTGGATCAACCCCGACTGCGGCCTCAAAACCCGCGGCTGGAAGGAAGTCCTGGCGGCCTTGCAAAACATGGTCAGCGCCGCCCATCAGCTCCGCGCAGGCTGA